The following is a genomic window from Phycisphaeraceae bacterium.
CCATCATGGTCGAGCCGCCCAGTGAAGCGGTCATTCCGCTTTCAAGTTTGTTAAGCAGCGTACCCCGGTAGTGCTGGCGCAGTTGCTCGTAAAGCTTTTTCTGTTCCGGCTCGAGTTGACAGACGATCGTCTGCTCCGTCTTTTCGGGCAGTTCGCTGAGCACCTGCTTTTTGGTGCGACGGAGGATAAACGGCCGAAGCGCTCTGGCGATCTGCGCAGCGGCTTTGGGGTCCATTGTGATGCGCGGATCGCCCGCAGCCGACTGAGCAACAGGCGCGGCAGACTTGGCGGGTGATTCAATCTCGACTTTTTCTTCCGGTTCACCGCGCACCAGCAGGCCGAACTTTGTGTTGCTGCCGAGCATGCCGGGGTTGAGAAACTCAAAGATTGACCACAGATCGCCCAGATGATTTTCAACCGGCGTGCCGGTCAGCGCCAGACGATGGTTGGCCTCAAGAAGCCTTGCTGCCTTGGCGGATTGTGATGTCGGATTCTTAATCGCCTGAGCCTCGTCGAGGACGACGTAATCAAACGCATGTTTGCGCAGCTCGTTGATGTCGCGGCGCATGAGGCCGTAACTCGTGACGATCACATCGTGATCAACAAACGCCTCACGCAATGTGTTGCGCTCCGTGCCTGTGTATGCCTGCACCCGGAGGTTGGGGGCGAAATGTTGCGCTTCGTCAATCCAGTTAAAGACCACAGATCGAGGAACGATAATCAGCGATGGCTTGTGCTGTCCCGGGTCCGCTGCTCCGTGTTCCGACGACGTGCTGTTAGCAGCGGAAGTCCGGCCCTTCCGCGCTGTCGCTCGCTCGCCATACCGGGCGTCGAGCATCGCCAGTACCTGGATCGTTTTCCCAAGCCCCATGTCGTCAGCCAGCACGCCTCCCATGCCGAACCAGCGGAGAAACGCCAGCCAGCCAAGCCCTTCGCACTGGTAGGGACGAAGCGTTCCTTTGAAGGTGGCCGCGGGTTCAATCGGCTGGATGCCGGAAAACTGACGGAGCTTGCGGCGAGCTTCCTGGAACTTTTCATCCGCCTCGATGAAATCTTTTTCGCCCAGTAGCGTGTCGAGCAGTGCTGCCTGCGTCTTCTTAAACCGGATGTGATCGCCTTCGACTTTACCGATGGCGGCAAGCAGGCCCTGCTGCTCCAGCCACTCTTCGGGGAGCAGGCCCTCGCTGCCATCGCCGAGCGTGATCATTTTTTTCCCGGATCGCATGGCCGCAAGAACTTCAGGCAAGCCGACGATCTGTTCACCGTTTGCGGTGTCGAATTTCACGCTGCCGTGCATCTCGAACCAATCGACGCCGCTGGTGATAGAGATGCGTGGCGGCGCGGCGTAACGAATCACGCGCTGATCCGCCGACACCACCCAGCCTTTCCGCAGCAACTCGGAAACCACCGACACCATCTGCCTGGCGGGAAGCAGCATGGTGTCGAAGCCGTTATTCGGATGATGGCGAAACCCCAGCCCGGCAAGAATCGTCACCGCTTCGTTTTCTCGTGCCGGATCGCGCCGGATCAGCACGCGCTGCGCCGGTGAGCGAGGGATCGGGAAAGAGTCGTCTAAGCCCTCATCACCAGAGTCTTCGCCGCCATCATCCAGATCGGCACCGGGATCATTGAGGTCGTCTCGTTTCGTTTCTTCGCCGATGGAGTCATCGGACTGATCAGACGGCTCTGTTGTAATACCTTCTTCCGAACCAAGCTCTTCGGTCGCCAAGATGTCATCAGTTTCAGCGGCATCGCCATGTTCGCGCTGCGGCACGTATCGTCCCGGCAGTCCCGGTCGGACACGTGAGTCCTCGTATGCGAATGACAACCTCGCCACCAGTTGACTCCGCGGCGTCCCGCCACCCAAGGCGGCGGCATGCGCATCAGGACCAAATATTTCCAGATGTGGAATGGGGGCGACATGCTGTTCGCGACGACCGACACCATCGGGCAGCTCAATTTCCGGCAGGTTTGTCAGGCGGTAGAGACGATCGAGAAATCGCGGCACGTCGGCGGCGGGGACGCGGATCGGCGCAGAGCGGCCGCCATGTCGGTAATCATCACGGAATTGCCCCGCCCAGCGTGCAGCACCACGGTCGTCAAAAGGCGCGACTTGGCCATCGTAGATCACAACGCCGTCAGCACCACTGACGATCAGGTCCGGGTCTTCAATGCTCGACCGCTCCTCGCCCGCGGGGCCGGTCCTTCGCAGCTCGGTTGTGACGACCAGCTCGTTCACTCCTTCAATGCCGATCATCCAAAGCACCCACGGCTCATCGCCCCCCCAGCGGAGAGGCTCCGGTTCGCTCAAATCGCCGTCGAGAAAACACCGACCGGTATCGACCATGCGCTTGAGCAATGCTCGACCTGCGCCGCGAGGCAAGCGGAAGGCATCGCGCATTGATTCGTTGCCGAAGTTTACGCGGATGTCTTCGGACTCAATCGGTGTAGCCCCCCAAACCAGCGCGCAGAGTTCGCGATCCGTTGAATCCTGTATTTCCTCAACACTGCCGCCAGTGATTTTGAGTCGTTTAAGGCGGCTCCAGCCGGTCTGAGTTGGGTCACGTTGTCGCAGCAGGACGACAAGCCCGTTATAGCGAGAGGAAAGCTCGCTACTGAGTGAATAGCAGACCTGTGAGTGCATGATCGTCGGCGGTGCTGGAATCACGCCCTGGGATGCACCGGAAACCGGCATGCGAAGCAGGCTGAGACGCCCAACCCATTCCGGTTCGCTGGCCGAGCTTGTCTTGGCTCCGCCGTCGCGTTTACGCGCCTTGGGCACACGCAGGCTTGGCTGGTCTTCCTCATTGGCCAGCGTGCGTTGTTCGGAGACCGCAGCCTCCAGCGGGTTGTAATTCGCGTCAAGAATCGTCGCCCAAATATGTTTGCAGTACGACCCGCCAGCAAAGAACGCACAATTACACTCGGCTGTAGCTGTGGACCCCTCTCCACGAATCACCACGGTATAGGTCTGTTTTCCTCGGACCTCGGCGCGGATCAACTCACCCTCTTGAGGAGGCATCCGCTTGACGCGACCCTCCGCCTGATATGCGCGGCCTCGCATACGAATGCCGCTTTGAAAATGAGGTGCCCAGATCTTGATTAACGACATCCCGCACTCCGCGCATGCAATAGGCCGAATTACTTAGCTTAGCGTGTTTGCTTTTTGAGGCAATCTCTAAGCAGAAATAACATCGTGTGCCGCCATACTGCTGGCCTTCACATGCAAATAATCCAGCCGTTGCTGTCGCGGTTCACCCCTGATCCATTTGCACCGTTACCATGCCCTCATGTCCCGCGAGCTGATCGTCCTCTGTCTGCTTGCTCTGACGTCATTGACCCTCATGCGGGTCAATGGCGTCCTTTCGCCACACGCCTTTGATCATTCTCCGCGGCGACAGACGAGGCTCGGACTGATCGATCTGTTCATCGGACTGTTGCTTGTTTTTGTTGGTATCTATCTCGCGCAGGGACTATTGCAATGGTTTGCGCCGCACCTCCTGGCCGGGGCTGAGACCTCAACCCTCTCGTCGGATGATCGAGTACGTCAGATGATTGTGATCCAGTTTTGTTCACAGGGCATCATTCTGCCTTGGTTGATAAGCCGAGCCGCCGCCCTGCCCGACGGCTTTCACGAATTGGGGCTTCTGCCCCGTCGCCCGCTGCGCGACATACGTTACGGTCTCGTTGCGATGATCGCCGTATTGCCGCTCGTTGGCCTGTCACAATTTTCAATGCAGGTGATTGGCCGGCTCTTCAACCAACCCGCGCCGACGATCAATCATGAAATGTTGCGGCTGATCGGCGACTCGTCTTCAACAACCACAGTTGTGCTCCTGACGCTTTCAGCAGCGGTACTGGCACCGATTTTTGAGGAAGCCCTGTTTCGCGGACTCTTTCAGTCGGTTCTTGTGGGACTCTTTGGCGGAAGGCGGTGGCCAGCGGTACTAACCGCTGCTCTGGTGTTTTCGCTGCTTCATTTTGGACAGGTTACCTGGCATGCGCTGCCGGCACTTTTTATTTTGGGAGTCACGTTTGGGTGGGCCTATGAACGGACAGGAAGTCTGCTGACCGGAATCGTAGCGCACATGGGATTTAATGCCTTGAACCTAATCGTCGCGACGCAGATACAGCACCTGTCATCGTGATTTCATCGACCGGATGTATTTGCGGCAGCCCGGAGCACTCATCTCGCTACCATGTCTGCCATGCTTGCTCTCAAAACTCTTGAATGGATCGGTGACGCCCGCTCCGGTTTTCTGCGACTGCTGGACCAGACACGGCTGCCGACGGAAGTGACTTATCTGGATTGCCATGACGTGCAAAGCGTGTGGGATGCGATCAAGCGTCTCAGCGTCCGCGGTGCGCCGGCTATTGGTGTCGCGGCGGCGTATGGCTGCGTCATCGGTTCTCAACATGGAAACCTCGTTTCCGCTGCCGATCACCTTGCCGCCTCACGGCCGACGGCCGTCAATCTCTTCTGGGCCGTAGATCGCATGAAGCGTGCCGCAGCACAACCGGGTACCACGCCAGAATCTCTCCTCGCAGAAGCAAAGCTGATTCACCATGAAGACGTCGAGATGTGCAAGCGCATTGGAGGGTATGGCCTGCCGCTCATCAAAGAACTATCCGGTCGCTTGAAAAACGCATCAGCCGTTCCTGGAGTTCTCACTCACTGCAATGCGGGTGCGCTGGCGACAGCGGGCATCGGCACCGCCACCGCGCCGATGTATCTGGCAAAGCAGGCGGGAATACCTTTTGCCGTCTTTGCCGACGAGACCCGACCTCTGCTCCAGGGTGCCCGACTCACCGCATTTGAGTTACAGGCCGCAGACATCGACGTGACCCTCATCTGCGATGACATGGCGGCACACACGATGCGAAATGGACGGATTCAGATGGTTATCACGGGAGCGGACCGCATAGCTGCTAACGGTGATGCTGCCAACAAAATCGGCACCTATAATCTGGCCGTCCTCGCCCATCACCACAGCATCCCGTTTTACGTCGCAGCCCCGACTTCCACTTTTGATCTTGCCACTCCCGACGGCAGCCACATCCCGATCGAAGAACGCGCCGCTGAGGAAATTACGGAAGGCTTTGGCAAACGCACAGCACCGATTGGAATCAAGACGTTCAGCCCGGCATTTGACGTGACGCCCAGCGAACTGATCACCGCCTTGATTACCGATCGCGGATTGATTCAACCGGTAAACACTCAAAATGTTGCGCGAGTTTTAACCTTGCGCGGTTAAACTACTCTTGTGAATCGCATCCTGCTCTATTACGTCGCTGTCATTGTGTTTGTCCTGGGCGTTGCTTTACCTGCCCTGGCTTATGAGGTTGGCGACACGCCGAAGTTCGAGTTCAAATCCCTCGACGACAAGACGATTTCACCCGAAACTCTCAAGGGTTATGTTGTCGTCATCAACTTCTGGGACAGCACGGACGACTACACCGACCATCAAGCAGAGAACTTCGTCCCTCAATATGAAGCGTTGATACGACAGGGAGTTTATTTTGTCGGCTACAACATTGATCGAGACGTAAAGAACTGCAACGCAGTGCGGCGAGAGAAGAAATTCACCTGGCCACAGATCTCTGATACCCGCGGATTTCAGAGTCCGGTCATAAGTCAATGGGGCATCATCAAGCCGCCGCCATATTCGTTCGTCCTTTCGCCCAAGGGTGAAGTCGTCTGGCACGGCCACACGTCCGCGCTGACAGGCAATGTTGAAGCCGCCCTGAAAAAGACGCCGCCGCAACTCGACCGAAAAATGTGGATTGAGTTGAGCGTCCGGCAACTCAAGGAAATCCATCGTCTGCTTGATGCAAATAAGGAAAAACAGGACTACCGCCAGCCGCTGGCGTTGCTGGGCACGATCCAGCAGCCGGTCTGGGATGATCCTGCGGTGCAGGCTCTTTCCAGAAAAATCCTGCCTTTTTTTGACTCGAAAAAGCAGGATGACCAGTGGTCGCTGGCTACCTACCTCGACGCCTATGCGGGAGGGAAAAAATCGCTCGAGGCGATGCGGGCTTCACTGACCAAGGCACCATCCAGCCAACCCGCGTCTAAGACCTCCGCAGCAGACAAGCGAGAAGACTATGCGAATCAGCGTCTCGCCGCGGCAGACCGATACCGCGAAACTGAAAAACATCCACAGGCATATCGCGCTTACAAACAAATCGTCAAGATTTACGCTGGCACCGCTGCAAGCAAAGCCGCTGCTGAACAGGTCAAAAAATATGAGGCTGATGAAAAATTCATGGCCGACCTGAAACAGCTTGAGATGGAACAGGACGCCAAGGCCATGCTCAGTGAAGCAGCCGGCTACCGCAGCGCGAAGCGTGAAGACCTGGCGATAGAAACCTACAAAAAAGTCATCGAAACGTATCCGGACACGGAATGGGCGAAGGAGGCCAAAAAAGCACTGGAAGAAAAGTAGTCCGCCAGTTTTTACCGTCCATCCTGCTCTACCGTTACCGTGCCGAGTGTTGCAGCCTCACTCAATTTAGTCTTGTGAAAGATTAGATATGGAAGCTCTCGTCCTCGAAGAAACGAAAAAACTCACACTGCGTGACATACGACTTGCTGAGCCGCTCGGCCCGCGCGACGTGAGGATCAAGATTCACACCGTCGGCATCTGCGGCAGCGATGTCCACTACTACCAGCACGGTCGAATCGGCCCGTTTGTTGTACGAGAGCCGATGATCCTGGGACATGAAGCCGCGGGCACGATCACAGAGGTCGGCCATGATGTGAAACACCTCAAGGAAGGCGATCGTGTCTGCATGGAGCCGGGTATTCCCGATCCCGCATCAAAAGCATCGCGGCTGGGCATGTACAACCTCGACCCTGCGGTACGATTCTGGGCGACGCCGCCGGTGCATGGCGTTCTCCGGCCGTCGGTTGTTCATCCCGCGGATTTCACCTTCAAATTGCCGGACAACGTCAGCTTTGCCGAGGGCGCAATGGTCGAACCGCTGGCGGTCGGCATGCACGCGGCTAATAAAGCGCAGATTAAGCCCGGCGATATCGCCGTGGTGATCGGCGCGGGGCCTATCGGCATGGTGACGACTCTGGCGGCTCTTGCGGCAGGATGCAGCCGCATTTACATCGCTGATGTGCAACAACCCAAGCTCGCGCTGGCGCAATCACTGGTGCCAGGCGCGGTGATCCCGGTCAACGTCAAGTCACAGAATCTCACGCAGATTCTGCGAGAAGCTACCGACGGCTGGGGTGCAGATATCGTGTTTGAAGCCAGCGGCAACGCCAAAGCAGCCAGCGGCGTCTTCGATCCGCTGGCGCCGGGCGGAAAGGTTGTTTTCATCGGCATGCCCGGCGAGCCGGTCGCGCTCGACGTGGTTGCCGCTCAAGTAAAGGAAGCAAGGATCGAAACCATCTTCCGATACGCCCATGTCTATCCGCGAGCACTGGCACTCATGGGTAGCGGAAAAATCAATCTCAAGCCGCTGATCACGAATCGTTTTCGCTTTGATGAGAGCGTGAAGGCGTTTGACTTCGCCTGCCACATGCCGGCAGATGCTGTGAAGGCGCAGATCGAGCTGTAGATCAACCGACGCATGCGGTTCCGGGCTTGGTGCGCCGACCGCATGCGATTTCACAGAGGTTTTTATGCCATTTGGATACGGTATTGGCGCGCTAGCCGTCCTGATTCTCGACATTTATTGCATCTATCTCCTTATCACCAGCGGAGGCGATCCGGCCAAAAGACTTATTTGGATCC
Proteins encoded in this region:
- a CDS encoding SWIM zinc finger family protein encodes the protein MSLIKIWAPHFQSGIRMRGRAYQAEGRVKRMPPQEGELIRAEVRGKQTYTVVIRGEGSTATAECNCAFFAGGSYCKHIWATILDANYNPLEAAVSEQRTLANEEDQPSLRVPKARKRDGGAKTSSASEPEWVGRLSLLRMPVSGASQGVIPAPPTIMHSQVCYSLSSELSSRYNGLVVLLRQRDPTQTGWSRLKRLKITGGSVEEIQDSTDRELCALVWGATPIESEDIRVNFGNESMRDAFRLPRGAGRALLKRMVDTGRCFLDGDLSEPEPLRWGGDEPWVLWMIGIEGVNELVVTTELRRTGPAGEERSSIEDPDLIVSGADGVVIYDGQVAPFDDRGAARWAGQFRDDYRHGGRSAPIRVPAADVPRFLDRLYRLTNLPEIELPDGVGRREQHVAPIPHLEIFGPDAHAAALGGGTPRSQLVARLSFAYEDSRVRPGLPGRYVPQREHGDAAETDDILATEELGSEEGITTEPSDQSDDSIGEETKRDDLNDPGADLDDGGEDSGDEGLDDSFPIPRSPAQRVLIRRDPARENEAVTILAGLGFRHHPNNGFDTMLLPARQMVSVVSELLRKGWVVSADQRVIRYAAPPRISITSGVDWFEMHGSVKFDTANGEQIVGLPEVLAAMRSGKKMITLGDGSEGLLPEEWLEQQGLLAAIGKVEGDHIRFKKTQAALLDTLLGEKDFIEADEKFQEARRKLRQFSGIQPIEPAATFKGTLRPYQCEGLGWLAFLRWFGMGGVLADDMGLGKTIQVLAMLDARYGERATARKGRTSAANSTSSEHGAADPGQHKPSLIIVPRSVVFNWIDEAQHFAPNLRVQAYTGTERNTLREAFVDHDVIVTSYGLMRRDINELRKHAFDYVVLDEAQAIKNPTSQSAKAARLLEANHRLALTGTPVENHLGDLWSIFEFLNPGMLGSNTKFGLLVRGEPEEKVEIESPAKSAAPVAQSAAGDPRITMDPKAAAQIARALRPFILRRTKKQVLSELPEKTEQTIVCQLEPEQKKLYEQLRQHYRGTLLNKLESGMTASLGGSTMMVLEALLRLRQAACHPGLIDPKRADEPSAKLEVLLDRLADIIEEGHKALVFSQFTSMLALVRRRLDERKIVYEYLDGQTRHRKKHVQRFQTDPACPLFLISLKAGGLGLNLTAAEYVFILDPWWNPAVEAQAIDRIHRIGQTRHVFAYRLICEDTVEQRIAQLQEKKKKLADAIVGGQESLLSSLTRADLEQLLS
- a CDS encoding CPBP family intramembrane metalloprotease, which translates into the protein MSRELIVLCLLALTSLTLMRVNGVLSPHAFDHSPRRQTRLGLIDLFIGLLLVFVGIYLAQGLLQWFAPHLLAGAETSTLSSDDRVRQMIVIQFCSQGIILPWLISRAAALPDGFHELGLLPRRPLRDIRYGLVAMIAVLPLVGLSQFSMQVIGRLFNQPAPTINHEMLRLIGDSSSTTTVVLLTLSAAVLAPIFEEALFRGLFQSVLVGLFGGRRWPAVLTAALVFSLLHFGQVTWHALPALFILGVTFGWAYERTGSLLTGIVAHMGFNALNLIVATQIQHLSS
- the mtnA gene encoding S-methyl-5-thioribose-1-phosphate isomerase, producing the protein MLALKTLEWIGDARSGFLRLLDQTRLPTEVTYLDCHDVQSVWDAIKRLSVRGAPAIGVAAAYGCVIGSQHGNLVSAADHLAASRPTAVNLFWAVDRMKRAAAQPGTTPESLLAEAKLIHHEDVEMCKRIGGYGLPLIKELSGRLKNASAVPGVLTHCNAGALATAGIGTATAPMYLAKQAGIPFAVFADETRPLLQGARLTAFELQAADIDVTLICDDMAAHTMRNGRIQMVITGADRIAANGDAANKIGTYNLAVLAHHHSIPFYVAAPTSTFDLATPDGSHIPIEERAAEEITEGFGKRTAPIGIKTFSPAFDVTPSELITALITDRGLIQPVNTQNVARVLTLRG
- a CDS encoding redoxin domain-containing protein, with the translated sequence MNRILLYYVAVIVFVLGVALPALAYEVGDTPKFEFKSLDDKTISPETLKGYVVVINFWDSTDDYTDHQAENFVPQYEALIRQGVYFVGYNIDRDVKNCNAVRREKKFTWPQISDTRGFQSPVISQWGIIKPPPYSFVLSPKGEVVWHGHTSALTGNVEAALKKTPPQLDRKMWIELSVRQLKEIHRLLDANKEKQDYRQPLALLGTIQQPVWDDPAVQALSRKILPFFDSKKQDDQWSLATYLDAYAGGKKSLEAMRASLTKAPSSQPASKTSAADKREDYANQRLAAADRYRETEKHPQAYRAYKQIVKIYAGTAASKAAAEQVKKYEADEKFMADLKQLEMEQDAKAMLSEAAGYRSAKREDLAIETYKKVIETYPDTEWAKEAKKALEEK
- a CDS encoding NAD(P)-dependent alcohol dehydrogenase is translated as MEALVLEETKKLTLRDIRLAEPLGPRDVRIKIHTVGICGSDVHYYQHGRIGPFVVREPMILGHEAAGTITEVGHDVKHLKEGDRVCMEPGIPDPASKASRLGMYNLDPAVRFWATPPVHGVLRPSVVHPADFTFKLPDNVSFAEGAMVEPLAVGMHAANKAQIKPGDIAVVIGAGPIGMVTTLAALAAGCSRIYIADVQQPKLALAQSLVPGAVIPVNVKSQNLTQILREATDGWGADIVFEASGNAKAASGVFDPLAPGGKVVFIGMPGEPVALDVVAAQVKEARIETIFRYAHVYPRALALMGSGKINLKPLITNRFRFDESVKAFDFACHMPADAVKAQIEL
- a CDS encoding PLDc N-terminal domain-containing protein codes for the protein MPFGYGIGALAVLILDIYCIYLLITSGGDPAKRLIWILVILLLPLLGAVLYLLIGRRTGA